A window of Streptomyces gilvosporeus contains these coding sequences:
- a CDS encoding DUF3093 domain-containing protein, producing the protein MQSYEERLTAPRSWWAIAALVGVSCALILFPLGTLPMLGGLIGGGALAAVAVSSYGSPRIRVVGGALLAGDAKIPLTALGEAQALDADEAAAWRTYKADARAFMLLRGYIRTAVRVEITDPEDPTPYAYLSTRDPERLVAALAAARA; encoded by the coding sequence CCCGGTCCTGGTGGGCGATCGCCGCGCTGGTCGGCGTCTCCTGTGCCCTGATCCTCTTCCCACTGGGGACCCTGCCGATGCTCGGCGGGCTGATCGGCGGCGGGGCGCTGGCGGCGGTGGCGGTCAGCTCGTACGGCTCACCGCGGATCCGGGTGGTGGGCGGTGCGCTGCTCGCGGGGGACGCCAAGATCCCGCTCACGGCGCTGGGCGAGGCCCAGGCCCTGGACGCGGACGAGGCGGCGGCCTGGCGGACGTACAAGGCCGATGCACGGGCTTTCATGCTCTTGCGCGGCTATATCCGTACCGCGGTGCGGGTGGAGATCACCGATCCCGAGGATCCGACGCCGTACGCCTATCTCTCGACGCGGGACCCGGAGCGGCTGGTGGCGGCGCTGGCGGCGGCACGGGCCTGA